A part of Oncorhynchus masou masou isolate Uvic2021 chromosome 30, UVic_Omas_1.1, whole genome shotgun sequence genomic DNA contains:
- the LOC135522989 gene encoding myelin-associated glycoprotein-like, protein MPDRLDVLTGSCVQIPCSFDIPHQNKYTFNSTILTSGVWIKGNPYFGGRPDRVIFNSSEMVNRYQGEITGNMSQKNCTTVFFNVTNSYTNIYFFRIESQPFRATDTEKSVHIVVSDFPSSPILTVLGEVKGGTPVSLNCSAVAPCPEHPPELTWTLPTQFTTENQLQENPDRTKSVLSTVTFTPSYLHHEKNITCTAVYPVGTSNKRAEHNMMLNVSFSPKDTSASISPDDPVSVGSCVNLTCSSTANPPVTNFTWFKISEGETTQVASGQSYTLNVTVGDGGLYGNEKLQGWDSVL, encoded by the exons ATGCCAGATAGACTGGATGTACTGACGGGCTCCTGTGTGCAAATCCCATGTTCATTTGATATTCCTCACCAAAATAAGTATACATTTAACAGCACAATACTAACCTCTGGAGTGTGGATTAAAGGAAACCCATACTTTGGTGGGCGTCCGGACAGAGTGATATTTAACAGTAGTGAGATGGTCAACAGATATCAAGGGGAGATAACTGGAAACATGTCCCAGAAGAACTGCACCACAGTCTTCTTCAATGTAACCAACAGTTACACTAATATATACTTCTTCAGGATTGAGAGTCAACCATTCCGTGCAACAGACACTGAAAAGTCTGTTCATATAGTTGTCAGTG ATTTCCCTTCCAGTCCCATCCTTACTGTCTTAGGTGAGGTAAAGGGAGGGACCCCTGTCAGTTTGAACTGCTCAGCTGTTGCTCCCTGTCCCGAACACCCCCCTGAGCTGACATGGACTCTCCCAACACAGTTCACAACTGAGAACCAACTGCAGGAGAATCCAGACCGAACCAAATCAGTTCTCTCCACGGTGACCTTCACTCCGTCATACCTTCATCATGAGAAGAACATCACTTGTACTGCAGTCTACCCAGTAGGGACAAGCAACAAGAGAGCTGAACATAACATGATGCTTAACGTTTCAT tctctcctaagGACACCTCGGCCTCCATCAGTCCAGATGATCCAGTATCAGTGGGCAGCTGTGTTAATCTGACCTGCAGCAGTACAGCCAACCCTCCTGTGACAAACTTCACCTGGTTCAAGATCAGTGAGggtgaaacaacacaggtagcaTCTGGACAGAGTTACACCCTCAATGTTACTGTTGGTGATGGAGGACTGTATGGTAATGAga AACTCCAGGGTTGGGACAGTGTGCTCTAA